The sequence AGCAGTCGGAGCCGCTCTGGCATCAGTAGCAGCAACCTGTGACTGAATTACACGTGCCTGAGAAAGGGCAACCACAAACACCTTGATATACAGCACAACCATGACACTACAGGGTCCAACAAAAGTCATAAACATGTCAACACTTCCTGCTATAGAGTTGACAACCACCACACACTCCCCTGTACAGGAGTTGAATCTGTCTGGCTGTCCTAAGTGGTCCATTAAAATCAACCCATTGTAGGTAAATGAACAGGCccaacagagacaaatacagattttaacATTAGTCAGGGTGACCCGAGAGGAGTAGAGCAGTGGGTCACAGATGGTCAGGTAACGGTCTATGGATATAAGCACCATGTGACCCAAAGAACTAGAGACCACAGAATAATAGACATAAGGAGCCAGAGCACACATTATCTTCCCCAGCAGCCAACATGTCTCAATGTAGCGCAGGCCTTCGATGGGCATCACCAGCAACCCCACCACCAAGTCAGTCACAGCCAGAGACAGGAGCAGGGTGTTGGTCGTGGTGTGGAGCTGCCGAAagtgagagatggagaagatGATGACTGAATTGAGTAacacagtgagcagagagacagatgtaaGCAGGGTGTAGAGCAGAGCAGTCTCAGAGTATGGTCGAAGCAGACgcctgcaggaggtgttgaggTTGGGGAAGCAGAGCGCGTCGTCCATCAGGGAGGGGAGGAGCAAAGAGGAGCTGGTGAGACAAGTGATTAAACTTCCAGTCACACAGTTAATTTATCTTCCTCTTACACCACCCTCTTACTTTTTCAAGACTCCTAAGAGATGATGTAACTTCTGTTCCTCGTCACTGTCATCATCTTTAACCTCATCAGcccctctcctttttctcttcctccattACGTTCCACATTTATCTTTGTCTTCACAATCTGCTTTGTAGTTCtcagttttttaatttatcacaCACAAGGTGTTTAATTTGTCTAATAATTCGGGCTATATACATGGATGGATCAGAAGACaatgggcccctgggcacagacatgtaaacaGCCCCCCATCTCTCCTACACTCCTCCGATCAAGACTCACAGATTCAGAAACCACATGACTTATAGTAAGTGTGTGTATTCTTGtggttgctttgttttttatttacacatactACATCTCTTTGTAGTCATTTCCCACATATTACAATTGTTTTGTACCTTGTTTggtcatttttcatatttctacAGTTTCTTTGGTGTTTTCAATTTGTTAGTCCTCTTGTATGGTTTTGCATCAATCTGTGGCTATTTGAACTGTGGCTAACTGAACTTCAGACGAGAGTTTGAGAAGAGGATTCAGATCAGTATGAGATGAATGAATTTAGGATATGTAAAACAAGATGATTTTAAGCAGctttaaatgtcatcacacacaCTATTATACACACTTTGTTCTGGGGGAATagggctgagtggttagcaccattgcctcacagcaagaaggtccagggttcgcaacccggcctttctgtgtggagtttgcatgttctccctgtgcttgtgtgggttttctccaggtactctggtttcctcccacagtccaaaaacatgtatgtcaggttgattggtgactctaaattgcccataggagtgagtgtgagtgtgtgaggttgtttgtctctatgtggccctgtgatggactggggacctgtccagggtggacccctgcctttcacccagagagagctgggatagactccagcagatccctgtgaccctgaataggaataagcaggtatagataatgtatTGATGGATGATGGGAGAAGGGTCAATTGATGGTCAATTGCATAAACTGAAAAAAGCCCCCAAAACTTTTGAAGTGTTTGAGCCACTTCCTTAGTTTGAATAACAACATGGAAAGTTGCTACTTGACTTGTTTACCTGTTTTCATCCCTTTGTTGCATcattgcactttattttgtaaCACCTCAGATTGGCCTGGTGCCTCAGTGGGTTAGAGGTGCTACTTTCTAGGGTCATCAGAGAAGAGTTGAACTAATGAGACACACCTCTCAGTTGTGTGTTGCCGTTTCGGGAGACACTATAATTTGATCTCAGAGGTATTTCTGTGCGTCTATGTGCATAGTTTCATGTGTTTATGAGTGATAGATGTTACATCATGGATTTGTCTTACAGAAGTTGAAAGGTGACCAGTAAAactaatcagaatcagaatcagaatcagaatgagctttattgccaagtgagtgtgcacacacacacacacaaggaatttgttttggtacggggggggggggtactccagtgcaaacagacataaatacaaatgctacaaagggtcaaacagtaaacataaatgctacagaaatgctacaaaaaactaaaagactaagagaaaaatgcacagataacctgagaaacaggatgaaaggggaactaattggtgtgcaaagagcaagaaggtgcaagtgtcatagtgcaggtggtggaagggaatggtggagagctacgagtttaagagttggatggcctgagggaatCATAAAATGGTTTCCAAACTGGGAACACTTAACcaataaaatcactttaaaatgcAATTATTACAATTAgtccttttttattatttagatcCAATTTGGTGGAAACAGTAACACTCGAAACAAAGaaactattttatttcattactgttCCAGAGTCAGTTTGCAAACCTTTGTAGTTACATTGAGTAAACCTGAAAAGGTTTGTTAATCTATTTGTCCAGTTGAATGTGCTttctgcattaaaataaattgatatTAATGAGCCAGCAgtatcaaatgtttttatacagCTTCttagtgtaattttttttcgtttttgtttttggtcaaTATTAAGCAGTGGATCACACTGTAGCATCATGATAATTGCCTCCATTGCCCTGGACAGCCAATGCTGGGCTCACTGAAGCTAGATAATCTTCAGAGTTGCAGACTGAGTTAGGCTGGCTTTGTGGCCCCTGCTGTTGTCTTGCCTTTTGGGGCATTTCAGTCTTACTtaaatgattgtgtttttaaaagcaatCAGTTGGCTTGAAGCCACAATCATAAATGTTGATCCATTTTGAACCACAAAGGTCAGAATATTAACCCTGGGTTGTCAGAGTTTAGTCACTTTTAAATTTTATGATCTGACTAATGACATGTATGTTGAACCACAAAGGACAGATTATTAAAATTGGGTTGTCAGTGTTCAGTCTAGGTCCTTACTTTTATGATGCTATTGGAAGAGACTTTATTAGAAGAAACACCAAATAGattgaaaactgttttaaatttcagttgaatcatttttttctgtgtaaaacatgTAGTCACACCAAAACATTTCACTAATGGTCAGTCCCATCAATAGAAGGATGAACTCAATACATTCATAATTAGgagaataatatatattatgAAATTGTTGATTCTCCATAATGAgtacttttcacttttcatatttttatgccagtatttttgtacttttactaatGTAgaattttgaatgcaggactttgaCAGAGTACCTATTACCCAAACCTTGTGATACTGTCACAATAAATTGAGAAAAATAACTTAATGTTTTTACCAGTGTACAACACACAGGGACACGTTTATCACGTCATCCCACAAATGCATGGCTTTCAtgctaaaatgtgtttttcattaaaggattaattattattagtaCCGTGAAACTATTGGGTAAATTTTCATGTGATTGACTGTTCAATAACATTTTTGAACCATTAGGGTTTGCAGGCTTGTTTCACAGGCACGTGAATGTATCTGCATTATGAGTAAATTAATAGAAACATTcagagaaaatacataaaaatttAACTTTGTGCTTAAAGTACAGGAAAGTATTATTTAGCTGTTAGACATAGTtgaagggcagcatggtggatgagtggttagcaccattgcctcacagcaagaaggttgtgggttcgcaacccggcctttctgtgtggagtttgcatgttctcccgcATGCATGTTCTCAGagctggtttcctcccacagtccaaaaacatgtatgtcaggttgattggtgactctaaatttacccataggagtgagtgtgagtgtgtgaggttgtttgtctctatgtggccctgtgatggactggtgacctgtccagggtggacccctgccttccacccaaagagagctgggataggctccagcagatccccgtgaccctggttaaggaataagcgggaaaaaatggatagatggacaTAGTTGACTAATCAAAGACAGAAAATTGCTGGTATACCTCACTTGacataaatgttaaaactgtgaaaaactaGATGGGTTTTTCAAATAGCAGAATTTTAAAGAGTGGGTGAAATCAAATAAACACCAATCGTCATAATAATTAAAAGATAATAAACTTTTAATTTATCCTGGCTATAAAGATCTCCAAGGAAATTATGATGCAGAAGTAGTAGCTAAATTAAAAAGGTTTGTTTCTGTGGAGCACAGAAACAAACGTATTTATGAAATTTTTATCAGTCAGTTATACATTGTATATAAAGCATTGACAAACTGTGCATATCATTTTTTGTACATCTTATCATAGGGCTTTAAACTGACTAATGCAATGtatcatattattatattgttatatcTAGTGGCTGGATTTATACATGCGGAAACCACTTGCATCTATAAAATGTCTTTACCAAGTATGACTCCTCATCACTTTATGTTTAGACTTTTTAGGGGTTTCGGACTTTAtgacaatgagaaaaaaatcactACATTTATACAATTGTCACATAAACCAGGTTTAAGGTGCTTCTGTCATCAGTGAGGTGTATATTCATGAGAAACATCTGTTTTACAGCATAACTCTGtgacaaaatgagaaactgtGTGCCTGAGGCTGCTGTCGAGGGTCTGTGTGGTGCTGCAACAGAACGGTCAGAGGTGAGACAGTTTTTCCAGAGCATTGTAAAAAATTAACATTCATTAATACTTTGAGACCTGTCTACATGATCTTTACCTCTCTAGAGTGATCCTGCATTACTCTGAGTGTGAAAATGAGTTTGATagcttttctaaaccaggggtagaaaaGAGCATAAATCAGGGGGTTTAAACAAGCATTCATTATCTCAATCCAACACAATATGGGGTAATATGACGTGTTAGTGGAGGTGTCCTGTCCTGCAAGAACAGGATAAAAGTATGgacagaaacacattaaaaacacagctatCAGAATCCCCAGAGTCCTGGCTGCCTTCCTCTGTGATTTTCTAGCGGTCAGAGCCGCTCTGGCATCAGTAGCAGCAACCTGTGACTGAATTACACGTGCCTGAGAAAGGGCAACCACAAACACCTTGATATACAGCACAACCATGACAGTACAGGGTCCAACAAAAGTCATCAACAGGTCAACAGTGCCTGCTATGTAGTTGATAACCACCACACACTCCCCTGTACAGGAGCTCGGTCTGTCCAGATTCCCTAAATTGTCCATTAAAATTAACCCATTGTAGGTAATTGAACAGGCCCAACAGAGACAGATACAGATTTTAACATTAGTCAGGGTGACCCGAGAGGAGTGGAGCAGTGGGTCACAGATGGTCAGGTAACGGTCTATGGATATAAGCACCATGTGACCCAGTGAGCtagaaattaaacaataaaaaatataaaaagaaagagCACACATTATCTTCCCCAGCAGCCAACAGGTCTCAATGTAGCGCAAGCCTTCGATGGGCATCACCAGCAACCCCATCCCCAGGTCAGACACAGCCAGAGACTGGAGCAGGGTGTTGGTCGGGGTGTGGAGCTGCCGAAagtgagagatggagaagaCAACAAGCGAATTGAGTAacacagtgagcagagagacagatgtaaGCAGGGTGTAGAGCAGAGCAGTCTCAGAGTATGGTCGAAGCAGACGCCGGCAGGAGGTGTTGAGGTTGGGGAAGCAGAGTGGGGGCCCCCCCATGTTGTCCATCAGGGAGGGGAGGAGCAGAGCTGAGCTGGTGGCAAAACAAGTGATTAAACTTCCTGACAGACAGTTAATTTATCTCTTACACCACCCTCTGACTTTTTCAATAATCCTAAGAGATGATGTAACTTCTGTTcctcgtcatcatcatcatcatctttaacCTCATCAGCccctctcccttttctcttcctccattGTTTTCGTTTTTATTAACAAATCATTTCCATGTACCACTTTGACATAAGACATTAATAAGGTTGAATGATTGGCTTTGTTGATGTTCAAATCTTCATTAATGCTTTGATATAATGAATaattaggttaaaaaaaaaaacatttcagtttgttAAAAATCTCTCTGAATGGTTTATATTCCTGTCAAACAATCTGCTTTGTAGCTCCAGCTCTGTAATTTATCATGCAGGAAACCCCTGACCTCCAGACTGGGTGAGAAACAGCCAGGAACcagctggagaaacagcagcagtcatccagctccaaactgctcagtccTCAGGAAGTGGCTTGTCTGGTTGTGGCAGAGGAGCTGCAGGTCTTCTGGCTTCATCCTCCAAGGCCCTCCTTCATCATATCTCTACTGCAGCCCAGTGACATGTCAGACAAGCTGTACATCTCTGTGAAGGCCAAGGACCATCTGACCATCTTCTACTGCTGGGATGGAAAGGTCAGTGCAAATATGTGACTGAACTTCAGATGAGAGTTTGAGAAGAGGATTCAGATCAGTGTGAGATTAATGAATTTAGGATATGTAAAACAAGATGACTTTAAGCAGCTACAGTAGATATGACCTTCATCTATCCCAACCAATGGGGATTTAAAATAACTGACACATGTCCTGGATTAAATAATCACATTTGCTGAGTCGCCCACAGTATTATACACATTTTGTTGTGCAGTCTAAACCAAGTGAACTGACcaaaaaatttacttttttgcaAGGCATGATGGGAGGATGGATGATTGCATAAATTAGAAACAAAACTTTTGAAGTGTTTGAGCCACTTCCTTAGTTTGAATAACAACATGGAAAGTTGCTACTTGACTTGTTTACCTGTTTTCATCCCTTTGTTGCATcattgcactttattttgtaaCACCTCAGATTGGCCTGGTGCCTCAGTGGGTTAGAGGTGCTACTTTCTAGGGTCATCAGAGAAGAGTTGAACTAATGAGACACACCTCTCagttgtgttttgctgtttagGGAGAAACTATAATTTGATCTCAGAGGTATTTCTGTGTCTATGTGCATAGTTTCATGTGTTTATGAGTGATAGATGTTACATCATGGATTTACCCATTTTCAGGGCCCTGGTCCAGTACTTTGAACTGCTTAGTAACTTTTCAACTTTGGTGAAGTTCACTCCTGAACTAATTATCCACACTGCAGAAGACAGAAAGCTTCCAGCAGAAACAGTGCCCACACCAGTGAGAATCAGAAGTTTTAAAGTTGTAGTCTGCAGTCTGTTAGGGAATTTGGAAAACTGTGATCCAGAGAAAATCTGGGAGTGACGGGGTCCTGGTGGTGTGATGGTCTAGATAGATATTCAGATACATTTGTGGTTGTGAAGAAGCTGGTTTCATTCCCTTAACTCCATAAGTTCCAGGAGTGAacttggatgtttttttttttagatgactTGGCAGACCATGTCAAACCAGGGGTCACTGCACAGTTTGTTAAAACGGATTTTTAAATTCAAGATTGAACTCGTCACTTTTTGGCCATCAATTTAACTGACCAGCACAATGACCACAGGGTTAGGTCATATATCTGTTGGTCTTCGTCAAATCTTTCTCATCCTCTTTAGTGTATCAGACTTTAAAGGCCAGTAGCTGACTAAGGACTGAACACACAACTTCATAAGTATTAAACAGTAATTCATCTGGACCAGGGTACTGGAAAATGTCTTGACAGGGGATTTCATTCTACATTCTGGATTTCAAAGCAGATGAATGGCTCTGAGTAGTCAGAAAAATGGAACTGTGAAAAGGTGTTGACCAGTATATCTGTGTTGCTTAATAAAACATACACtggcaaaacaggaaaaacacacttGTACTTGTTAAAGGTTTCACCTGTAGCGGCTCAAACAGG is a genomic window of Mastacembelus armatus chromosome 2, fMasArm1.2, whole genome shotgun sequence containing:
- the LOC113127207 gene encoding trace amine-associated receptor 13c-like, giving the protein MDNMGGPPLCFPNLNTSCRRLLRPYSETALLYTLLTSVSLLTVLLNSLVVFSISHFRQLHTPTNTLLQSLAVSDLGMGLLVMPIEGLRYIETCWLLGKIMCALSFYIFYCLISSSLGHMVLISIDRYLTICDPLLHSSRVTLTNVKICICLCWACSITYNGLILMDNLGNLDRPSSCTGECVVVINYIAGTVDLLMTFVGPCTVMVVLYIKVFVVALSQARVIQSQVAATDARAALTARKSQRKAARTLGILIAVFLMCFCPYFYPVLAGQDTSTNTSYYPILCWIEIMNACLNPLIYALFYPWFRKAIKLIFTLRVMQDHSREVKIM
- the LOC113127208 gene encoding trace amine-associated receptor 13c-like, with translation MDDALCFPNLNTSCRRLLRPYSETALLYTLLTSVSLLTVLLNSVIIFSISHFRQLHTTTNTLLLSLAVTDLVVGLLVMPIEGLRYIETCWLLGKIMCALAPYVYYSVVSSSLGHMVLISIDRYLTICDPLLYSSRVTLTNVKICICLCWACSFTYNGLILMDHLGQPDRFNSCTGECVVVVNSIAGSVDMFMTFVGPCSVMVVLYIKVFVVALSQARVIQSQVAATDARAAPTAKKSQRKAARTLGILIIVFLICYCPYYYPVLAGIDTSTSLSYYVILFWIQLMNSCLNPLIYALFYPWFRKAIKLIFTLKILQDHSRELKIL